In Erythrobacter litoralis HTCC2594, a single genomic region encodes these proteins:
- a CDS encoding flavodoxin family protein, translating to MSNGPTLLIAWHSRTGASRAMAEAAAKGAGGTARLMRAEDVQPDDLLSASGYLFVCPENLATMSGMMKEMFDRSYYPVLGKIEGRPYATAIAAGSDGEGAQRQIDRIAKGWRLKRVAEPIIVCTQAQTREAIEAPKTLDDADLAQCCELGEALATGLSMGVF from the coding sequence ATGAGCAACGGTCCCACCCTGCTGATCGCGTGGCACAGCCGCACCGGTGCGAGCCGGGCCATGGCCGAAGCCGCGGCAAAAGGGGCGGGCGGCACGGCGCGCTTGATGCGGGCCGAGGATGTCCAACCCGACGATCTTCTCTCCGCGTCGGGCTATCTCTTCGTGTGCCCCGAGAATCTCGCGACCATGAGCGGGATGATGAAAGAGATGTTCGACCGCAGTTATTATCCTGTCCTAGGCAAGATCGAGGGGCGGCCCTACGCCACTGCTATTGCCGCAGGGTCGGACGGGGAGGGCGCGCAACGCCAGATCGATCGCATCGCGAAGGGGTGGCGATTGAAGCGCGTGGCAGAGCCGATCATAGTCTGTACCCAAGCCCAGACACGCGAAGCCATCGAAGCGCCGAAGACGCTGGACGATGCTGATCTCGCGCAATGCTGCGAGCTGGGGGAGGCCTTGGCGACCGGCCTTTCCATGGGGGTCTTCTGA
- the recJ gene encoding single-stranded-DNA-specific exonuclease RecJ, giving the protein MASRSLSHVCGVSQSLSGKAWRWRGGNMELGDGAIGLEDDIVTQLLLSRGVERDDLERHRAPTLKAFLPDPSVFQDMDNAAERIAQAILAHETITIYGDYDVDGATSSALLIRLIRMLGHEAGHYIPDRLLEGYGPSGEALVKLGESGSSLIVTVDCGAMAHEALSMARDAGVDVIVVDHHKCPPDLPPTVALVNPNRLDESDLAASHGHLAAVGVAFLLAIALVRTLRERGYFDDRPEPDLRGLLDLVALGTVADVASLHGLNRAFVAQGLKVMAKRNTTGMSALIDASRLKRAPACSDLGFALGPRINAGGRVGESTLGVRLLTTEDPDEAREIAEQLSRLNEERRAIESEVQEAAEEQLAAQHNRAVHVVAGHGWHPGVIGIVAGRIKEKTGKPSLVIALDGESAQGKGSGRSIAGVDLGAAIIAARENDLLVAGGGHAMAAGLTVDADKVEALADWLEARLEGPVGRAMAEKAMTLDLAVGPRGLTPELVHSLDRAGPYGVGWPGPRVAVGPVHVIKADIVGNDHLRLIAGSVEGGSLKAIAFRAASTDWGQALLHSARGRRLWLAGRARIDDWGARPAAELHLEDAAWAD; this is encoded by the coding sequence ATGGCCTCCCGATCCCTCTCGCATGTGTGCGGTGTCTCGCAATCCCTGTCCGGCAAGGCCTGGCGCTGGCGCGGCGGGAACATGGAGCTCGGCGATGGCGCGATCGGTCTGGAAGACGATATCGTCACCCAGTTGCTGCTTTCACGCGGCGTCGAGCGAGACGACCTGGAGCGGCATCGCGCACCGACGCTCAAGGCCTTCCTGCCCGATCCCTCGGTCTTTCAGGACATGGACAATGCCGCCGAACGCATTGCACAAGCGATCCTCGCGCACGAGACGATCACTATCTACGGCGATTACGATGTCGACGGGGCGACGAGCTCGGCGCTGTTGATCCGCCTGATCCGCATGCTCGGGCACGAGGCCGGCCATTACATCCCGGACAGACTGCTCGAGGGCTATGGCCCGAGCGGCGAAGCGCTTGTGAAGCTCGGCGAAAGCGGATCCAGCCTGATCGTCACAGTCGACTGCGGCGCGATGGCACACGAGGCGCTATCGATGGCGCGCGACGCTGGCGTCGACGTAATCGTCGTCGATCACCACAAATGCCCGCCCGACCTTCCGCCGACCGTGGCATTGGTCAATCCCAATCGCCTGGACGAAAGCGATCTCGCGGCGAGCCATGGCCATCTCGCGGCGGTGGGCGTTGCGTTTCTCCTCGCGATCGCTTTAGTGCGCACCCTGCGCGAGCGCGGTTATTTCGACGATCGCCCCGAACCGGACTTACGCGGATTGCTGGACTTGGTCGCGTTGGGCACAGTGGCCGATGTCGCTTCGCTGCACGGGCTCAACCGCGCCTTCGTTGCACAGGGTCTCAAGGTCATGGCCAAGCGCAACACGACCGGCATGAGCGCGCTGATCGACGCCAGCCGCCTGAAGCGCGCCCCCGCCTGCAGCGATCTTGGATTCGCGCTCGGGCCGCGCATCAACGCGGGTGGACGGGTCGGCGAATCGACATTGGGCGTGCGCTTGCTGACGACCGAAGATCCCGACGAGGCCCGCGAAATCGCCGAACAGCTCTCGCGCCTCAACGAGGAACGGCGCGCCATCGAATCAGAGGTTCAGGAGGCCGCCGAAGAACAGCTTGCCGCACAGCACAACCGCGCCGTGCATGTGGTTGCCGGGCATGGCTGGCATCCGGGCGTCATCGGGATCGTCGCCGGGCGGATCAAGGAAAAGACCGGCAAGCCCAGCCTCGTCATCGCGCTCGACGGCGAAAGCGCGCAAGGCAAAGGCTCGGGCCGCTCCATCGCCGGGGTAGATCTGGGCGCAGCGATCATCGCTGCGCGCGAAAACGATCTGCTGGTCGCCGGCGGCGGACATGCGATGGCGGCCGGCCTGACTGTGGATGCGGACAAGGTCGAGGCGCTGGCCGATTGGCTGGAGGCGCGGCTCGAGGGTCCGGTGGGGCGCGCAATGGCGGAAAAGGCGATGACGCTTGATCTGGCGGTCGGGCCTCGCGGCTTGACGCCAGAACTCGTCCATTCGCTGGACCGCGCAGGACCTTATGGCGTGGGCTGGCCCGGTCCGCGCGTTGCGGTCGGGCCGGTCCATGTGATCAAGGCGGACATCGTCGGCAACGATCACCTCCGCTTGATCGCCGGATCAGTCGAAGGAGGTTCGCTCAAGGCCATCGCCTTTCGCGCAGCCTCGACCGATTGGGGCCAGGCGCTGCTCCACAGCGCGCGCGGCCGCAGGCTCTGGCTTGCAGGACGCGCCAGGATCGACGATTGGGGCGCGCGTCCGGCGGCCGAATTGCATCTCGAAGATGCGGCTTGGGCCGATTGA